In one Rutidosis leptorrhynchoides isolate AG116_Rl617_1_P2 chromosome 8, CSIRO_AGI_Rlap_v1, whole genome shotgun sequence genomic region, the following are encoded:
- the LOC139864584 gene encoding uncharacterized protein, protein MKILSLNVRGFAVKGKFGWVRSICLKERPCVAVFQETKCKEVSKTWIHSLWGDLNCGFIQKGVVGKSGGLLMVWDKSAFEVVSSTSCEFFFAIRGKWKNSGEESTIVNVYGPHSDRKKKLMWELLDKLMGSINSKWLLCGDFNEVRTSSDRLNSQFHQSRADLFNGFISRNSLVEIPISGRKFTRISDDGVKFSKLDRFLVSDGFLLLWDDLSIIALDRNLSDHCPLILRDRVLDYGPRPFKVFDEWLNCVDVGNVIKEAWEKPIVGSRKDCAFRDKLKNIKVALKNWSHNNFGSLDTEINDLKKEAMMWELKAETNTLSESDRATWLDCRRRWVEKERVKCNMLKQKAKVKWILDGDENSKFFHATLRRKYNKCNFRGLLVDGVWHEDPVFVKDTIFAHFQKQFSKCLDRRPRILGGFISRDLNANDQFNGCTSSFDYGPIGPGATGANNLNTSFAYGPNRPDVTVNSEGADL, encoded by the coding sequence ATGAAGATACTTTCACTGAATGTTCGGGGATTTGCGGTTAAGGGGAAATTCGGGTGGGTTCGTAGTATTTGTTTGAAAGAAAGACCTTGTGTTGCGGTTTTCCAAGAAACAAAATGTAAAGAGGTATCCAAAACTTGGATACATTCTTTATGGGGTGACTTGAACTGTGGGTTTATTCAAAAGGGCGTGGTCGGTAAATCGGGAGGTTTATTAATGGTTTGGGACAAAAGTGCATTTGAAGTTGTTAGTTCTACCTCTTGTGAGTTCTTTTTTGCCATTAGAGGCAAATGGAAGAATAGCGGGGAAGAGTCTACAATTGTCAATGTTTACGGACCTCATAGTGACCGTAAGAAAAAACTTATGTGGGAACTTTTAGACAAACTGATGGGTAGTATTAATTCGAAGTGGCTTCTGTGCGGGGATTTCAATGAGGTTAGGACTTCTTCGGATCGTTTGAACTCTCAGTTTCACCAAAGTCGAGCCGATTTGTTTAATGGGTTCATATCTAGGAATAGTTTGGTTGAGATTCCAATTAGTGGGAGGAAATTTACTAGAATTAGTGATGATGGGGTTAAGTTTAGTAAGCTTGATAGATTCTTGGTCTCGGATGGTTTCCTTCTACTTTGGGATGATCTCTCAATTATTGCCTTAGATCGAAATCTCTCAGACCATTGTCCCTTGATTCTTAGAGATAGGGTGCTTGATTACGGACCGAGACCATTTAAAGTGTTCGATGAATGGTTAAATTGTGTTGATGTGGGTAATGTAATTAAAGAGGCATGGGAAAAACCTATCGTGGGCTCAAGAAAAGATTGTGCATTTAGGGATAAATTGAAGAATATTAAAGTGGCTCTAAAAAATTGGAGCCATAATAACTTTGGTTCACTTGATACAGAAATAAATGATCTTAAAAAAGAAGCCATGATGTGGGAATTAAAGGCGGAAACTAATACTCTTAGTGAGTCGGACCGGGCAACGTGGTTAGATTGTCGAAGACGTTGGGTGGAAAAGGAGAGGGTGAAATGTAACATGTTGAAGCAAAAAGCGAAAGTCAAATGGATACTCGACGGGGATGAGAACTCAAAATTTTTCCATGCTACGTTACGTAGAAAATATAATAAGTGTAATTTTCGGGGTTTATTGGTTGATGGGGTTTGGCATGAAGATCCGGTTTTTGTTAAAGACACGATTTTTGCTCATTTTCAGAAACAATTTTCTAAATGTTTAGATCGTAGGCCGAGGATCTTGGGTGGATTTATTAGTCGTGATTTGAATGCAAATGATCAATTTAATGGCTGTACCAGTTCTTTCGATTATGGGCCTATTGGGCCTGGTGCAACCGGTGCTAATAATCTAAATACTTCGTTTGCGTATGGGCCTAACAGGCCTGATGTCACAGTAAATAGCGAAGGGGCTgatctgtag